In the Gossypium raimondii isolate GPD5lz chromosome 9, ASM2569854v1, whole genome shotgun sequence genome, one interval contains:
- the LOC105798158 gene encoding pectinesterase 31, translating into MSARVITVSQDGNGDYRTVQEAIDTVPLCNTCRTIIRLSPGVYKQPVYVPKTKNLITLAGLRPELTVLTWNNTATKIQHHQGSRLIGTGTFGCGTVIVEGEDFIAENVTFENSSPEGSGQAVAIRVTADRCAFYNCKFLGWQDTLYLHHGRQYLKDCYIEGSVDFIFGNSTALLEHCHIHCKSAGFITAQSRKTSQESTGYVFLRCVITGNGGSSYSYLGRPWGPFGRVVFAYTYMDQCIKHVGWHNWGKAENERSACFYEYRCFGPGCCQSKRVTWCRELLEEEAEEFLMHGFIDPDPNRPWLAQRMALKIPYSA; encoded by the exons ATGTCGGCGAGGGTAATAACGGTGTCCCAAGACGGCAATGGCGACTACCGAACAGTGCAGGAAGCCATTGACACTGTTCCACTCTGCAACACCTGCCGCACCATCATTCGACTGTCACCCGGCGTTTACAAGCAACCTGTTTACGTTCCCAAGACCAAGAACCTCATCACCTTGGCTGGTCTCCGCCCTGAACTCACTGTTCTTACATGGAACAATACCGCTACTAAAATTCAACATCACCAG ggtTCGAGGTTAATTGGGACTGGAACGTTCGgttgtggcactgtgattgtTGAAGGAGAAGATTTCATTGCTGAAAATGTCACCTTTGAAAACTCTTCCCCAGAg GGTTCAGGACAAGCTGTTGCAATCAGAGTAACAGCGGATCGATGTGCATTCTATAATTGCAAATTCCTGGGCTGGCAG GATACTCTATACTTGCATCATGGAAGACAGTACTTGAAAGACTGCTACATTGAAGGAAGTGTAGACTTCATTTTTGGAAATAGCACGGCTCTTTTAGAGCATTGTCATATACACTGCAAGTCAGCTGGATTTATAACTGCACAGAGCCGGAAAACTTCTCAGGAATCGACTGGTTACGTGTTTTTAAG GTGCGTCATTACTGGCAATGGAGGGTCTTCTTATTCATATCTCGGGCGACCATGGGGACCCTTTGGAAGGGTGGTCTTTGCCTACACATACATGGACCAATGTATCAAACATGTAGGTTGGCATAACTGGGGAAAAGCCGAAAACGAGAGAAGTGCTTGCTTTTACGAATACAG ATGTTTCGGCCCTGGGTGCTGTCAATCAAAACGGGTTACTTGGTGTCGGGAACTGCTGGAGGAAGAAGCAGAAGAGTTCCTTATGCACGGATTCATCGACCCTGATCCGAACCGACCATGGCTTGCTCAAAGAATGGCACTGAAAATACCATATTCTGCATAG
- the LOC105797810 gene encoding uncharacterized protein At5g39570 has protein sequence MPYYTSPAEDEPDEFDEHNPTPYRGGFDLFVTYGHPLEPSEETCYPSSTQSDGNFDYERPHFSSGSYPYGHDRHGQSKPYSSAHDDDGYGDQHGSHHHGRKPEHDSGYGRKLGHGEHGSEYGRKSSGHGDSESEYGSGYGKKQSHGSGRKSDDEDEGYKKSSYRKSSYDRSDEREEGYGGGRKSDDEDEGYKKSSYRRNDDNDSDGERRGHGRKKHGKKSEDEDDDDDEGKKHRRHRRHRDYDDD, from the exons ATGCCGTATTACACATCTCCAGCTGAGGATGAACCCGACGAGTTTGACGAGCATAATCCGACGCCGTACCGTGGTGGGTTCGACCTCTTCGTGACGTACGGGCACCCATTGGAACCCAGTGAAGAGACTTGTTACCCTTCGTCCACACAGTCTGACGGAAATTTTGATTATGAGCGTCCGCATTTCTCGTCCGGAAGCTACCCTTATGGTCATGATCGACATGGACAATCTAAACCCTATTCTAGTGCTCATGATGATGATGGATATGGAGATCAACATGGGTCTCATCATCACGGAAGGAAGCCTGAACATGATTCTGGATATGGTAGGAAATTGGGGCACGGGGAACATGGATCCGAATATGGTAGGAAATCTTCAGGGCATGGAGACTCCGAATCCGAATACGGATCTGGGTACGGGAAAAAGCAAAGCCATGGAAGTGGGAGGAAATcggatgatgaagatgaagggTATAAGAAATCTAGTTATAGGAAATCGAGTTATGATAGATCAGATGAAAGAGAAGAAGGATATGGAGGTGGGAGGAAATcggatgatgaagatgaagggTATAAGAAGTCAAGTTATAGAAGAAATGATGACAATGATTCAGATGGTGAAAGGAGGGGCCATGGGCGCAAGAAACAC GGTAAGAAAagtgaagatgaagatgatgatgatgatgagggAAAGAAGCATCGCCGGCACCGTCGGCACCGTGATTACGACGATGATTAA
- the LOC105797811 gene encoding transmembrane emp24 domain-containing protein p24delta7 encodes MSTLNLGLVLIILGFMLETKMGESMRFELDSGQTKCISEDIRANAMSVGKYAIVNPHQGSLPHSHKLTVKVSSPYGHSYHIGEDVDSGNFAFTATENGGYTSCFWAINHQPPVKITIDFVWRTGVAAKDWSQVAKKGQVDTMEFELKKLYDTVTYIHEEMYYLREREEEMQHLNKETNSTMAALSFFSIALCLSVAGLQVWHLKTFFQRKKLL; translated from the exons ATGTCGACTTTAAATCTGGGTTTAGTTCTGATAATCCTAGGATTCATGTTGGAAACAAAGATGGGGGAATCTATGAGATTCGAATTGGATTCAGGGCAAACCAAATGTATATCAGAAGACATTAGGGCAAACGCAATGAGTGTTGGCAAATACGCCATTGTTAATCCACATCAAGGTTCATTGCCTCATTCTCATAAACTCACTGTCAAG GTGAGTTCGCCTTATGGGCACAGTTATCACATCGGAGAGGATGTGGATTCGGGTAATTTTGCATTTACCGCCACCGAGAACGGTGGTTACACTTCTTGTTTCTGGGCAATTAATCACCAGCCACCGGTAAAGATTACCATTGATTTTGTTTGGAGAACTGGTGTTGCTGCTAAAGATTGGTCCCAGGTTGCCAAGAAAGGGCAGGTTGAT ACAATGGAGTTCGAATTGAAGAAGTTGTACGACACCGTCACATACATTCATGAAGAGATGTATTATCTCCGGGAGAG GGAAGAAGAAATGCAGCATCTTAATAAGGAAACAAATTCGACAATGGCGGCACTTAGCTTCTTTTCGATCGCCCTATGCTTGTCGGTGGCCGGTTTGCAGGTGTGGCATCTAAAGACATTTTTTCAAAGGAAGAAGCTCCTTTAG